The window AAAATACTTTGTTGATTTACCATGCCACTGGCTAAGCCAAAGCGGATGCCGCGATCGCTGGTGAGAATAAACTCGACATAGCGCCCACGTACAATGCGCTGCCATTGCTTATTCTCTTCAGCGAAAGGTAGATCTTTGCGTCTTTCGACTAAGGGCAGATAAGCAGGGATAAATGCTTCAGTACAGTCAGTCACAAAAGCCAGTAGTTCTTCAAAACTACCTTCTTTCAGGTGATCAAAAAAGATGCCACCAATGCCTCGGCTTTCACCACGGTGGGGGATGTAGAAGTATTCATCACAAGCTTGCTTGAAGCGTGGATAGTAGGAGGGGTTGTGGCGATCGCAAGCTTCTTTATGCACTCGATGAAAATGAGCGGCATCTTCTTCAAACAGATAAGCTGGTGTCAGGTCAGCGCCACCCCCAAACCACCAGTAACTCGGTTGATCACCACCACCCACCTGGAAATAACGGTAGTTTGCATGGACAGTTGGTGCCATT is drawn from Trichocoleus desertorum ATA4-8-CV12 and contains these coding sequences:
- the hemF gene encoding oxygen-dependent coproporphyrinogen oxidase yields the protein MRSQAEKVFRDMFENTCQAIEQLDGTKFVEQPWHRDSNGLWVVGNNSADKNSDNTVYIDRALHSGNVFEKAGINYVSLEGTLPPGMTLQKSGALSTAEADHTTSTEGTPFFATGASFVIHPNNPMAPTVHANYRYFQVGGGDQPSYWWFGGGADLTPAYLFEEDAAHFHRVHKEACDRHNPSYYPRFKQACDEYFYIPHRGESRGIGGIFFDHLKEGSFEELLAFVTDCTEAFIPAYLPLVERRKDLPFAEENKQWQRIVRGRYVEFILTSDRGIRFGLASGMVNQQSIFNCMPAIASWEYDDQPTLGSPEAMLREVLKSARDWV